A DNA window from Branchiostoma lanceolatum isolate klBraLanc5 chromosome 17, klBraLanc5.hap2, whole genome shotgun sequence contains the following coding sequences:
- the LOC136423693 gene encoding A-kinase anchor protein 14-like produces MSESETPPMLGSPEMEAQAHALVDMVIENARQRLVEEEKEKEAEHQAQEAVMGTQKYGYYDYLMLEDKEEDYAVKNITWPRAEEFNIKVGDEKINEFIKTWDYEGSWLYCIDFLQEEDHEYDKRYRYRVRWSIPTRRKPIPRATACVYFTIEVSKIKPKHFPVQVYYVFETNKLVHRPGQSRFREKWLKDIIESKIIAMETVNF; encoded by the exons ATGTCGGAGTCAGAAACGCCCCCTATGCTGGGCTCCCCAGAGATGGAAGCGCAGGCCCACGCCCTGGTGGACATGGTGATAGAGAACGCCAGACAGAGGCTGGTGgaagaggagaaggagaaggaggctGAGCATCAGGCACAAGAGGCTGTGATGGGG ACCCAGAAGTATGGTTACTATGACTACCTAATGCTAGAAGACAAGGAAGAAGACTACGCCGTCAAAAACATCACCTGGCCAAGGGCAGAAGAGTTTAACATCAAAGTAGGGGACGAGAAGATCAATGAATTCATCAAG ACGTGGGATTATGAAGGCAGCTGGCTGTACTGCATAGACTTCCTGCAGGAGGAAGACCATGAGTACGACAAACGGTACCGTTACCGCGTACGCTGGAGCATCCCCACCAGGAGGAAACCCATCCCGCGAGCGACGGCCTGTGTGTACTTCACCATCGAGGTGTCAAAAATTAAACCCAAG CATTTTCCAGTCCAGGTGTACTATGTGTTTGAGACAAACAAGCTGGTTCACAG ACCGGGCCAGTCAAGATTCCGGGAGAAGTGGCTGAAGGACATCATCGAGAGTAAGATCATCGCCATGGAAACTGTCAACTTTTAA